A genomic region of Magnolia sinica isolate HGM2019 chromosome 6, MsV1, whole genome shotgun sequence contains the following coding sequences:
- the LOC131248533 gene encoding E3 ubiquitin-protein ligase At1g12760-like — translation MERSTTTETATSAAESTAPLLGNSTANRDDDRNRRLSRRPSLRGAARFLRRASSRRIMREPSMLVRETAAEQLEERQSDWAYSRPVVVLDIVWNLAFVIVAVAVLVMSRDESPLMPLRLWIVGYALQCILHMVCVCIEYRRRQVSPEEQSGNRSGGNSGSGRRQDVEEAGEYDDSELSQNEERTSVAKHLESANTMFSFIWWIIGFYWVSAGGQTLTRDAPQLYWLCIVFLAFDVFFVVFCVALACVIGIAVCCCLPCIIAILYAVADQEGASDEDIRQLPKYKFRKVADCEKLGEISGPSGGIMTECRTEMPIEHVLSAEDAECCICLSAYEDGVELRELPCTHHFHCACIDKWLYINATCPLCKYNIIKSASHGREDV, via the exons ATGGAGAGGTCGACGACGACGGAGACAGCGACTTCAGCTGCCGAGAGTACGGCGCCTTTGCTCGGCAATTCGACTGCGAATCGAGATGATGATCGGAACCGGCGTCTCTCGCGGAGGCCGAGCTTGCGTGGCGCCGCCCGGTTCCTCCGCCGGGCCAGCAGCCGTCGGATTATGCGGGAGCCGTCGATGCTGGTGCGGGAGACTGCGGCGGAGCAGCTGGAAGAGCGGCAGAGCGACTGGGCGTACTCAAGACCTGTTGTTGTTCTCGATATCGTGTGGAATCTGGCATTCGTCATTGTTGCGGTTGCTGTTCTGGTGATGAGCAGGGATGAGTCGCCGTTGATGCCTCTAAGGCTTTGGATTGTGGGGTATGCTCTGCAGTGCATTCTCCACATGGTCTGCGTTTGTATTGAGTATAGGCGCCGCCAAGTGTCGCCAGAGGAGCAGAGTGGGAACAGGAGTGGAGGGAATTCAGGTTCAGGTAGGAGGCAGGATGTGGAAGAAGCTGGTGAATATGATGATTCTGAGCTGAGTCAGAATGAAGAGAGGACAAG TGTTGCAAAGCATCTGGAGTCTGCAAATACAATGTTTTCATTCATATGGTGGATCATTGGATTCTATTGGGTATCTGCTGGTGGCCAAACTTTGACCCGTGATGCACCTCAGCTTTACTG GCTCTGTATAGTTTTTCTGGCATTTGACGTGTTCTTTGTTGTTTTTTGTGTTGCTCTGGCCTGTGTCATTGGTATTGCTGTTTGCTGCTGTCTTCCATGCATCATTGCAATTTTATATGCAGTGGCAGACCAG GAAGGAGCATCCGATGAAGATATACGCCAGCTTCCAAAATACAAATTCAGAAAGGTTGCTGATTGTGAGAAACTTGGTGAGATATCAGGACCTTCTGGTGGAATAATGACAGAGTGCCGAACTGAAATGCCCATCGAACACGTTCTTTCTGCAGAGGATGCT GAATGTTGCATCTGCCTTTCTGCTTATGAAGATGGGGTTGAGCTGCGAGAGCTTCCATGCACCCATCATTTTCACTGTGCCTGCATAGACAAGTGGCTATACATCAATGCTACTTGCCCGCTCTGCAAGTATAACATCATAAAGAGTGCCAGCCATGGCAGGGAAGATGTGTAA